A single region of the Cinclus cinclus chromosome 10, bCinCin1.1, whole genome shotgun sequence genome encodes:
- the IRS1 gene encoding insulin receptor substrate 1, which yields MASPTDNNEGFFSDVRKVGYLRKPKSMHKRFFVLRAASESGPARLEYYENEKKWRHKSGAPKRSIPLENCFNINKRADSKNKHLVALYTKDEHFAIAADSEPEQESWYQALLQLHNRAKGHHHLHHHHHHHHSDVTFGGSSTGLGEAGEDSYGEVAPGPAFKEVWQVILKPKGLGQTKNLIGIYRLCLTNKTISFVKLNSDAAAVVLQLLNIRRCGHSENFFFIEVGRSAVTGPGEFWMQVDDSVVAQNMHETILEAMRAMSEEFRPRSKSQSSSNCSNPISVPLRRHHVNNPPPSQVGLSRRSRTESVTATSPAGGGGTGGKPSSFRVRASSDGEGTMSRPASVDGSPVSPSASRTHSHRHRGNSRLHPPLNHSRSIPMPSSRCSPSATSPVSLSSSSTSGHGSTSDCLFPRRSSASVSGSPSDGGFISSDEYGSSPCDFRSSFRSVTPDSLGHTPPARGDEDLNYICMGGKGTSSCCSLAAPNGHFIPRTCHPQQQPRYPSTPCCPRGGSEDVADLEKAFRKRTHSAGTSPTISHQKTPSQSSVASIEEYTEMLPSYPCGSSRLPSYRHSAFVPTHSYPEECLEMHHMDSGHHRTNSAPHTDDGYMPMSPGVAPIPSGGGPPKGGDYMPMSPKSVSAPQQIINPGRGGRHPPATVDSNGYMMMSPSGSYSPDSSSAGYGKIWTNGAGHHPKLSVESNEGKLPCGGSDYINMSPASGSTTSTPPDCYFGAAGQPGVEEAATVAHHKPIYSYFSLPRSFKHVHRRGGSRPAGAAEEGSPQLRIALGSSRLLYAAEDSSSSTSSDSLGGGGGPEGGPPPQAQPPRKVDTAVQTKGRLARPTRLSLGGPKASTLPRAREQPPVLLPPEPKSPGEYVNIEFIAGDKPPFPSAAMSMALPPPGSEAAEEYMNMEPGPPRAPCPPGFTTARAARLGRDYVAMQRGGAAASGASCSDYADSPSPGSPARLLSYAEVRGGRAGPEKPAAAAATAASPELPRPPAELSAAPPRSSSLLGGLGAGSAFTRVSLSPGRNQSAKVIRADPQGGRRRHSSETFSSTPSAARGAAGGLGAPFPCGGAGGAEEVKRHSSASFENVWLRPGAGEAAARRDPGAAPALENGLNYIDLDLVRDCGHRRHHHPHAPTEAKQPLPPKPPGQQRGSGHCGEDLSAYASISFQKREEM from the coding sequence ATGGCCAGCCCCACGGATAATAACGAGGGCTTTTTCTCAGATGTCAGAAAGGTGGGTTACTTGCGCAAACCCAAGAGCATGCATAAACGATTTTTCGTGCTGAGGGCAGCCAGTGAGTCTGGACCCGCCCGGCTGGAGTATTACGAGAATGAGAAGAAATGGAGACACAAGTCAGGGGCCCCCAAGCGCTCCATCCCACTAGAAAACTGCTTCAACATCAACAAACGGGCTGACTCCAAGAACAAGCACCTGGTGGCCCTCTACACTAAGGACGAGCACTTTGCCATTGCAGCTGACAGTGAACCTGAGCAGGAGAGCTGGTACCAAGCGCTGCTGCAGTTGCACAACAGGGCCAAGGGCCATCACCACCTccatcaccatcaccaccaTCACCACAGCGATGTCACTTTcggaggcagcagcacaggactgGGGGAAGCAGGTGAGGACAGCTATGGTGAGGTAGCCCCTGGTCCAGCTTTCAAGGAAGTTTGGCAAGTAATTCTGAAGCCTAAGGGCCTGGGCCAGACAAAGAACCTGATTGGCATCTACCGCCTGTGCCTGACTAACAAGACCATCAGCTTTGTAAAGCTGAATTCAGATGCGGCTGCCgtggtgctgcagctgctcaatATCCGCCGCTGTGGTCACTCTGAGAACTTCTTCTTCATTGAGGTGGGACGCTCAGCTGTCACCGGACCCGGTGAGTTCTGGATGCAAGTGGATGACTCAGTGGTGGCACAGAACATGCATGAAACTATCCTGGAGGCCATGCGAGCCATGAGTGAGGAATTCCGGCCCCGAAGCAAGAGCCAGTCCTCCTCAAACTGCTCCAACCCAATCTCTGTGCCCCTTCGCAGGCACCACGTCAACAACCCTCCACCGAGCCAAGTGGGGCTCAGTCGGCGGTCCAGGACTGAGAGTGTCACGGCCACCTCTCCTGCCGGTGGTGGAGGTACAGGTGGCAAACCCAGCTCTTTCCGGGTTCGAGCATCGAGTGATGGGGAAGGCACAATGTCAAGACCTGCCTCTGTGGATGGTAGCCCAGTTAGTCCCAGTGCTAGCCGGACTCATTCACACAGACACCGTGGCAACTCCAGGCTCCATCCTCCACTCAACCACAGCCGGTCCATCCCAATGCCTTCCTCACGCTGCTCTCCTTCAGCCACCAGTCCAGTCAGCTTGTCATCCAGCAGCACTAGTGGCCACGGCTCCACCTCAGACTGCCTGTTTCCACGAAGGTCTAGTGCTTCAGTTTCTGGCTCCCCTAGTGATGGtggatttatttcttctgatgAGTATGGTTCAAGCCCGTGTGACTTTCGCAGCTCTTTTCGCAGTGTAACCCCTGATTCATTGGGACATACCCCCCCTGCCCGGGGTGATGAAGACCTCAACTATATCTGTATGGGAGGGAAGGGCACCTCTTcttgctgcagcctggcagcacCCAATGGCCATTTCATCCCACGCACCTGCcaccctcagcagcagcctcgTTATCCTAGTACACCCTGCTGTCCTCGAGGTGGTAGTGAGGATGTTGCTGACTTGGAGAAGGCGTTCAGAAAGCGGACTCACTCTGCAGGCACTTCGCCCACCATCTCCCACCAGAAGACACCCTCACAGTCTTCGGTGGCCTCTATTGAGGAGTACACGGAGATGCTGCCTTCTTAcccctgtggcagcagcaggctgcCTTCCTACCGCCACTCAGCCTTTGTGCCCACTCACTCCTACCCAGAGGAGTGCCTGGAGATGCACCATATGGACAGTGGCCATCATCGGACCAACTCTGCCCCGCACACAGATGATGGCTACATGCCCATGTCACCTGGTGTAGCCCCTATTCCCAGTGGTGGGGGACCCCCCAAGGGTGGTGACTATATGCCCATGAGTCCTAAGAGTGTGTCAGCCCCACAGCAGATCATCAACCCTGGCAGGGGTGGCCGCCACCCTCCAGCCACAGTAGACTCTAATGGCTACATGATGATGTCCCCCAGTGGCAGCTACTCCCCCGACAGCAGCTCTGCGGGCTACGGCAAGATCTGGACAAATGGTGCCGGCCACCACCCGAAACTCTCAGTGGAGAGCAACGAAGGGAAGCTCCCTTGCGGTGGCAGCGACTATATCAACATGTCCCCAGCCAGCGGCTCCACCACCAGCACTCCGCCCGACTGCTATTTCGGGGCTGCGGGGCAGCCGGGGGTCGAGGAGGCGGCCACCGTAGCGCACCACAAACCCATCTACTCCTACTTCTCGCTGCCGCGCTCCTTCAAGCACGTGCACCGGCGGGGCGGCAGCAGGCCGGCGGGGGCAGCCGAGGAGGGCAGCCCTCAGCTCCGCATCGCGCTCGGCTCCAGCCGCCTCCTTTACGCGGCCGAGGACTCGTCCTCCTCCACCAGCAGCGACAGCCTGGGCGGTGGCGGCGGCCCCGAGGGCGGCCCCCCGCCTCAAGCGCAGCCCCCGCGCAAGGTGGACACGGCCGTGCAGACCAAGGGCCGCCTGGCGCGCCCCACGCGGCTGTCGCTGGGTGGCCCCAAGGCCAGCACCCTGCCGCGGGCCCGGGAGCAGCCCCCGGTGCTGCTGCCCCCGGAGCCCAAGAGCCCCGGCGAGTACGTGAACATCGAATTCATCGCCGGCGACAAGCCGCCCTTCCCCTCGGCTGCTATGAGCATGGCCCTGCCGCCGCCGGGCAGCGAGGCCGCCGAGGAGTACATGAACATGGAGCCGGGCCCGCCGCGGGCCCCCTGTCCGCCCGGCTTCACCACCGCGCGGGCGGCCCGGCTCGGCCGGGACTACGTGGCGATGCAGCGGGGGGGCGCCGCGGCCAGCGGGGCGTCCTGCTCGGACTACGCGGACAGCCCGTCTCCCGGCTCGCCCGCCCGCCTGCTCAGCTACGCCGAGGTGCGGGGGGGCCGCGCCGGCCCCGAAaagccggcggcggcggccgccacCGCTGCGTCCCCGGAGCTGCCCCGGCCGCCGGCCGAGCTGTCGGCGGCGCCGCCGcgctcctcctccctgctggggGGCCTGGGCGCGGGCAGCGCCTTCACCCGCGTCAGCCTCAGCCCCGGCCGCAACCAGAGCGCCAAGGTGATCCGCGCCGACCCGCAGGGCGGCCGGCGGCGGCACAGCTCCGAGACCTTCTCCTCCACGCCGAGCGCGGCCCGCGGAGCGGCGGGCGGGCTCGGGGCACCCTTCCCGTgcggcggcgcggggggcgCCGAGGAGGTGAAGCGGCACAGTTCGGCCTCCTTCGAGAACGTGTGGCTGCGGCCCGGCGCGGGGGAGGCGGCCGCCCGCCGGGACCCGGGGGCCGCGCCCGCCCTGGAGAACGGGCTCAACTACATCGACCTGGACTTGGTGAGGGACTGCGGCCACCGCCGACACCACCACCCGCACGCCCCCACCGAGGCGAAGCAGCCGCTGCCGCCGAAGCCCCCCGGCCAGCAGCGCGGGAGTGGCCACTGTGGCGAGGATCTGAGCGCGTACGCCAGCATCAGCTTCCAGAAGCGGGAGGAGATGTAG